The Aestuariibius sp. HNIBRBA575 nucleotide sequence CAATCTGGCAGCGTCGTTCCTAGAAGAAGTGCGCCTTCGCTATGCGGGGACGCGATTGGGGCGACAGGAATTGGATGGCGTGTTGTTGGCCGACGAAGAAGGCGCGCTGTGGTCGCGGGCCAATCTGGAAACCAATCGGTGCAAGGATATGCCGGATCTGGATCGCATTGTCGTGGCGGTGGATCCGCCGGTCACAGGCAAAGTGGGATCGGATGAATGCGGGATCATTGTTGCAGGTGTGACGATGCAGGGCGCGCCGCAGGATTGGCGGGCCTATGTGTTAGAGGATGCAACCGTGTCTGCATCATCGCCCACTGAATGGGCGCATGCGGCGGTGGATGCATTTCATCACTGGCAGGCCGACCGTCTGGTGGCAGAGGTCAACCAAGGCGGCGATCTGGTCGAAACGGTGATCCGTCAGATCGAACCGGGCGTGGCCTATAAGGCCGTGCGCGCCAGTCGCGGCAAAGTCGTGCGGGCAGAACCCGTGGCGGCCTTATATGAGCAAGGCAAGGTCCATCATGTGGGGATGTTTGACGCCCTAGAAGACCAAATGTGTCAGATGACCAACAAAGGATTTACCGGATCCAAATCGCCCGACCGCGTGGATGCGCTGGTTTGGGCACTGACCGACCTGTTGGTGGACGCTCAGCGCGCCCAACACCGCCCCCGGATGCGCGTTTTGGGCCATTAGCCCCGGAAACACGGTTAATGCGCCGTTAACCAGCCACCGCACGGTGGTCACGGCGCATCTTAAACAATTGCGGTCAAATTGCCCTCAAGACGCCGAACAACACGATGTTCTGATTTGGCGGCAGCACGGGACCAAGGAGATTTGGATGTTCGACTTTCTAAAACGCAACGATCAACAGACGAACGGTTCGGCTCCTGAGGCGAAAGCTTCGGCGACGGGTCGGGTTGTATCTTGGCAGGGATCAGGGCGCGTCGCCTGGAGCCCGCGCGACGTTGTGTCATTGACCAAGACCGGGTTCACATCGAACCCCGTCGGATTTCGCGCCGTCAAACTGATTGCCGAAGCCGCAGCGGCATTGCCGATTGTGTGTCAGGACGCCGAGCGTCGCTATGACGTGCACCCGGTGATGGACCTTATTCAGCGCCCCAATGCGGGTCAGGGTCGAGCTGAATTGTTCGAAGCTCTGGTCGGTCAGATCCTGTTGACCGGCAATGGGTACCTAGAGGCGGTCGCGGGCGAAGAGGGATTGCCGTTAGAGCTGCATGTGCTGCGCTCTGATCGGATGAGCCTGGTGCCGGGCAGCAACGGCTGGCCAGCGGCCTATGATTATACGGTTGGGTCACGCAAACACCGGTTCAAAGTGGGCGATGGCGTTTCCCCGATTTGCCATATCAAAAGCTTCCATCCGCAGGACGATCATTATGGTCTGTCCCCGATGCAGGCGGCGGCCACGGCGATTGATGTGCATAACGCCGCATCCGCCTGGTCCAAAGCGTTGCTGGACAATGCAGCACGCCCATCTGGTGCCATTGTTTACAAAGGGTTGGATGGCCAAGGCAGCCTGTCGCCGGATCAATATGATCGCCTGCTGCACGAAATGGAAAACCAGCACCAAGGTGCGCGTAATGCCGGACGGCCGATGCTGCTAGAAGGTGGTCTGGATTGGAAACCCATGGGGTTCAGCCCGTCGGATATGGAATTCCAGAAAACCAAAGAAGCGGCTGCACGTGAAATTGCCACGGCCTTTGGGGTTCCGCCGATGATGTTGGGCATTCCGGGCGATGCCACTTACGCAAATTACCAAGAGGCTAACCGGGCATTTTATCGTCTGACGGTGTTGCCGTTATTGTCGCGGGTCGTGTCGTCAGTTTCAGAGTGGCTGAATGATTTCAACGATGAACGGGTCACTCTTAAACCGGATTTGGACGGTGTTACCGCGCTGTCAACGGAACGGGATGCCAAATGGAAACGCATTGGTGATGCGGATTTCCTGACGGATGCAGAAAAACGGTCCTTGCTGGGTTTGCCAGCATTGGAGGTCGGCGATGAAGGCTGAAATCGTCGATATGGACGGCAAACGACCACCAGATAGCGCCACCAGCGCCCGACGTGATGCCGGCCATCCCGTGAGTGATTTCTGGTTTGCGCAGGTCGATCTGCGACTGACCCGGATCGAGACCATGATGGAACGCGTCGAGCGTCAGATTTGGATGATGGTTTACGCGGCCGGTGGGGTTTTGCTGATCGAAGGCTTGCGCGCCTTGATCGCAGTATAAAGGGAATTGGGACATGGATTTAGAACATAAGTTCTGCCAATTGGGCAGCGACGTGACCGTCACGGACGGGGCCTTGATCGAAGGCTATGCGTCATTATTTGGCAAAACCGACCAGGGTGGCGACGTGGTGCAAAAGGGGGCCTATGGCGCATCCCTGAGCAAAATCAACGCCAAAGGCGGCAATATCAAAATGCTCTGGCAGCACGACCCGGCCCAACCGATTGGGATCTGGGACGAAGTGCGCGAAGATTCCAAAGGCCTGTGGGTCAAGGGACGTATTTTAACGGATGTGGAAAAGGGTCGCGAAGCGGCTGCATTGATCAATGCCGGGGCCATCGATGGTTTGTCGATCGGATACCGCACGGTCAAGGCCACAAAGAACGACAAAGGCAACCGCCTTTTGTCTGAACTGGAGCTTTGGGAAGTGTCATTGGTGACGTTTCCGATGCTTCCTGATGCGCGTGTTGACGCCAAAGGGGTCGACCCCGAGGTGGAAACGATGCGCGACTTGGCGGCGGCATTTGAAAATGCCCGCAGCCTGCTGGCGATTAGATAGAGCCGGCGTTTCTCTCATCAGAAAAGGACTGAAAGATGAGTCATCCCGAGACGAAGGCTCGGGCCGGGGGAGATATGTCTCCGGCTGAGGAGTTGAAATCCGCAATGGCGGGTTTTGTGGGCGATTTCAAAGGTTTCGCCAATGACATTAATGCAAAGATTCAAAAGCAGGAAGAACGCATGAACAAGCTAGATCGCAAATCCTTGATGGCAGCCCGCCCCGCATTGGCAACGGCTGCAACCGAAGAAGCCCCACATCAGAAGGCATTCGCTGCCTATCTGCGGTCGGGCGATGATGACGCGCTGCGTGGTCTGGATATGGAAGGCAAAGCCCTGAACACATCCGTGGCCGCTGATGGTGGTTATCTGGTGGATCCACAGACATCCGACACCATCCATGGCGTGTTGTCTTCGGCCGCATCCCTGCGGGCTGTGTCAAATGTCGTGAATGTCGAAGCAACATCGTTTGATGTGCTGGTGGATCATTCCGAAATTGGGTCTGGCTGGGCGTCTGAGACAGGGTCAACAACCGAAACATCGACCCCTCAGATCGATCGCATTACCATTCCATTGCACGAATTGTCTGCATTGCCAAAGGCGTCTCAGCGTTTGCTGGATGACAGCGCATTTGACATCGAAGGCTGGCTGGCTGAACGCATTGCGGCAAAATTTGTCCGCGCTGAAGCCGCGGCATTTGTAAGTGGCGACGGCGTGGATAAGCCCGAGGGTTTCCTGAACAACCCAATCGTTGCGAATGACAGCTGGGCTTGGGGTGATATCGGCTATGTTGCGTCTGGCGCGGATGGTGATTTTGACGTGACCAATCCTGGTGATGCGATCATCGAGCTGGTCTATGCGCTGGGTGCGGAATATCGCGCAAACGGGTCGTTTGTGATGAATTCCAAAACCGCTGGCGTAGCACGCAAGTTGAAAGACGCGGATGGCCGTTTCTTGTGGACCGATGGGTTGGCCGCTGGTGAACCTGCGCGTTTGCTGGGCTATCCTGTGCTGATCGCCGAAGACATGCCTGACATCGCGTCAGATTCCACATCCATCGCATTTGGCGACTTTGGCGCGGGTTACACCATCGCTGAACGCCCCGAAATGCGTGTGCTGCGCGACCCATTCTCAGCCAAGCCACATGTTCTGTTCTACGCGACAAAACGCGTGGGCGGTGCCGTGAGCGATTACGCTGCGATCAAGGTCCTGAAGTTCTCGGTTAGCTAAGCTGACAGAGACGGAGTTGGGGGCCAGTGCGCTGGACCCTGACGCCGACCGGGCGCGCCAACAGACAGCCCTTGCGTTGTCTAGCTGCTCCTTCCGTCCGAGCAATGCGGGGGTGCGCGTCCGGGACGGGCGGAGAAATTTTGGGCCGGAATTCGGAGTGTTTCCATGATGTTAGTCGAAGAGACCACGGTGCCGCTAAGCGCACTTCCGGTCACTCAGTTTAAAGACCATTTGCGGCTTGGGTCGGGGTTTGCCGATGATGCCATTCAAGATGGGATGCTGGAAAGTTTTTTGCGTGCGGCCATGGCGGCCATTGAGGCACGCACCGGCAAAATCCTGATTGAGCGGGAATTCAGCTGGACGCTGACCCTGTGGCGGGATTGTCAAAGCCAGGCTTTGCCTGTGGCACCTGTCAGTGCTGTGATCGAAATGGTCATGATCAACAATGCGAGGGATGAAACCGTCGCTGATGCCGGTAGCTATCGTTTAGTGCCGGATATGCAACGCCCGCGGATCGAGGCAGTTGGCGGGGTGTTGTCACCTGTGCCATCCGGCGGATCTGTGCGCATTGGGCTGTTGGCCGGATTTGGGCCGGATTGGGCGGATTTGCCCGCGGATCTGGGACAGGCCGTGCTGATGTTGGCCGCGCATTTCTATGAATATCGCCACGAGGCCGCATTGGGCGGTGGCGCCATGCCTTATAGCGTCAATGCGCTGATCGAGCGGTATCGCACGGTGCGCGTCTTTGGGGGAGGCCGCCGGTGAAACAGATGCATCTGAACAGAAAGCTAGAGCTGCAAGAAGCCGTGCGTGTGCCAGATGGATCGGGTGGTTTTGTCGAAAACTGGTCGCCGTTGGGCAGTCTTTGGGCCGCGTTTGATGCAGGTGCGGGCCGCGAATTGGCCGGGGTGAAAACCCCGCTGAGCCGCGTGCCCTATGTGATCAGCGTGCGGGCCGCCCCTCACGGGGCACCAAGTCGCCCAAAGGCAGGGCAGCGATTTGTCGAAGGCGTGCGCGTGTTTCCCATTCTGGCAGTCAGCGACGGCGATCCCAACGGGCGCTATCTGACCTGCCACGCAGAAGAGGAGATCGTCGTATGAGCTATGGTGTTTCGGCCGCATTGCAGGCGGCTGTGTATCAAGCATTGTCAACCGATGGCACCCTGACGGGGCTGGTTGGAACGGCGATTTATGACGCGCTGCCCACCGGGTCCTTGCCTTCGATTTATGTCACGCTGGGACAGGAAACGGTCAGTGACCGGTCCGACAAAGTGGGCCACGGCGCGGCGCATGAATTTGTGGTGTCGGTGGTCACGGATGTGTCCGGTTTCGCCCAGGCCAAAGAGGCTGCGGCGGCGATTTCGGACGCATTGGTGGATGCAAACCTAACCCTGAGCCGAGGAATGCTGTGCGGATTGCAGTTTCTAAAGGCCAAGGCGGCGCGCGTGGGATCAGGCGGGACCCGCCGGATCGATCTGACGTTTTTGGCGCGTGTCGACGATATCTGAATGCCCATCCCGGCGGGATCGGGGTGAATTTGAATTTGCAACTTATGCGGAGTGATGGCTATGGCGGCCCAGAACGGAAAAGACCTTTTGGTCAAGATTGATATGAACGGTGCAGGTCTGTTTGAAACGGCTGCGGGTCTGCGGGCAACGCGGATTAGCCTGAACGCCGAAAGTGTGGATGTTACCAGCCTGGAAAGCACAGGCGGATGGCGTGAATTGCTGGGTGGCGCGGGTGTGAAAACCGCAGCGATCAGCGGATCAGGTGTGTTCAAAGACGCAACCACCGATGAACGTGTGCGGCAGATTTTCTTTGATGGGGAAACGCCGGCGTTTCAGGTGATTGTGCCCGGTTTTGGCACGCTAGAAGGCCCGTTTCAGGTGACGTCGATTGAGTATTCCGGCGATTACAACGGCGAAGCGACCTATGAAATGGCGCTGGCATCGGCGGGCGAAGTCACGTTTGTGGCGTTCCCATAAATGAGCAATCCGTGGGCAGGTGAAGTGGATCTGGTGGTCGATGGTCAGCGGCATATATGCAAGCTGACCCTCGGCGCGCTGGCCGAGATGGAAGCCGGGCTGGAGACGGGATCGATGATGGATCTGGTCACACGGTTTGAAAGTGGCGCGTTTTCCAGTCGGGATGTGCTGGCGTTGATCGTTGCGGGGTTACGT carries:
- a CDS encoding phage major tail protein, TP901-1 family, whose product is MAAQNGKDLLVKIDMNGAGLFETAAGLRATRISLNAESVDVTSLESTGGWRELLGGAGVKTAAISGSGVFKDATTDERVRQIFFDGETPAFQVIVPGFGTLEGPFQVTSIEYSGDYNGEATYEMALASAGEVTFVAFP
- a CDS encoding head-tail adaptor protein, giving the protein MHLNRKLELQEAVRVPDGSGGFVENWSPLGSLWAAFDAGAGRELAGVKTPLSRVPYVISVRAAPHGAPSRPKAGQRFVEGVRVFPILAVSDGDPNGRYLTCHAEEEIVV
- a CDS encoding phage major capsid protein; its protein translation is MSHPETKARAGGDMSPAEELKSAMAGFVGDFKGFANDINAKIQKQEERMNKLDRKSLMAARPALATAATEEAPHQKAFAAYLRSGDDDALRGLDMEGKALNTSVAADGGYLVDPQTSDTIHGVLSSAASLRAVSNVVNVEATSFDVLVDHSEIGSGWASETGSTTETSTPQIDRITIPLHELSALPKASQRLLDDSAFDIEGWLAERIAAKFVRAEAAAFVSGDGVDKPEGFLNNPIVANDSWAWGDIGYVASGADGDFDVTNPGDAIIELVYALGAEYRANGSFVMNSKTAGVARKLKDADGRFLWTDGLAAGEPARLLGYPVLIAEDMPDIASDSTSIAFGDFGAGYTIAERPEMRVLRDPFSAKPHVLFYATKRVGGAVSDYAAIKVLKFSVS
- a CDS encoding gene transfer agent family protein, which produces MSNPWAGEVDLVVDGQRHICKLTLGALAEMEAGLETGSMMDLVTRFESGAFSSRDVLALIVAGLRGGGAQVTAADLFNADIAGGPVAAARVAAELLARAFAMPEG
- a CDS encoding DUF3168 domain-containing protein, encoding MSYGVSAALQAAVYQALSTDGTLTGLVGTAIYDALPTGSLPSIYVTLGQETVSDRSDKVGHGAAHEFVVSVVTDVSGFAQAKEAAAAISDALVDANLTLSRGMLCGLQFLKAKAARVGSGGTRRIDLTFLARVDDI
- a CDS encoding head-tail connector protein; this encodes MMLVEETTVPLSALPVTQFKDHLRLGSGFADDAIQDGMLESFLRAAMAAIEARTGKILIEREFSWTLTLWRDCQSQALPVAPVSAVIEMVMINNARDETVADAGSYRLVPDMQRPRIEAVGGVLSPVPSGGSVRIGLLAGFGPDWADLPADLGQAVLMLAAHFYEYRHEAALGGGAMPYSVNALIERYRTVRVFGGGRR
- a CDS encoding DNA-packaging protein, coding for MEHQMPPEGDWRSWVILGGRGAGKTRAGSEWVRSMVEGARPEDKGRASRVALVGETIDQAREVMVFGESGILACSPPDRRPQWIAGRKMLLWPNGATAQIFSAFDPESLRGPQFDAAWVDELAKWKDAQGTWDMLQFGLRLGDAPRVCVTTTPRNRKVLTDLLDRDSTVMTHAPTEANRANLAASFLEEVRLRYAGTRLGRQELDGVLLADEEGALWSRANLETNRCKDMPDLDRIVVAVDPPVTGKVGSDECGIIVAGVTMQGAPQDWRAYVLEDATVSASSPTEWAHAAVDAFHHWQADRLVAEVNQGGDLVETVIRQIEPGVAYKAVRASRGKVVRAEPVAALYEQGKVHHVGMFDALEDQMCQMTNKGFTGSKSPDRVDALVWALTDLLVDAQRAQHRPRMRVLGH
- a CDS encoding phage portal protein, which gives rise to MFDFLKRNDQQTNGSAPEAKASATGRVVSWQGSGRVAWSPRDVVSLTKTGFTSNPVGFRAVKLIAEAAAALPIVCQDAERRYDVHPVMDLIQRPNAGQGRAELFEALVGQILLTGNGYLEAVAGEEGLPLELHVLRSDRMSLVPGSNGWPAAYDYTVGSRKHRFKVGDGVSPICHIKSFHPQDDHYGLSPMQAAATAIDVHNAASAWSKALLDNAARPSGAIVYKGLDGQGSLSPDQYDRLLHEMENQHQGARNAGRPMLLEGGLDWKPMGFSPSDMEFQKTKEAAAREIATAFGVPPMMLGIPGDATYANYQEANRAFYRLTVLPLLSRVVSSVSEWLNDFNDERVTLKPDLDGVTALSTERDAKWKRIGDADFLTDAEKRSLLGLPALEVGDEG
- a CDS encoding HK97 family phage prohead protease, which encodes MDLEHKFCQLGSDVTVTDGALIEGYASLFGKTDQGGDVVQKGAYGASLSKINAKGGNIKMLWQHDPAQPIGIWDEVREDSKGLWVKGRILTDVEKGREAAALINAGAIDGLSIGYRTVKATKNDKGNRLLSELELWEVSLVTFPMLPDARVDAKGVDPEVETMRDLAAAFENARSLLAIR